In the Acidimicrobiia bacterium genome, GTCAATGGTGTACGACATCGTCTGGAACGTGTAGAAACTGATTCCGACCAGCAGCACGATGTGCAGGGTCACAAAGTCCGCTTGTATCCCGAGGGTTTCGAGGAGTTCACGAGCCGAATCGGCAAAGAACCCGAAGTACTTGAAGAATCCGAGGATTCCCAGGTTGACCGCCATCGAAACCTGTAGAAGTCGTTTCCTGACGACCGGGTCCTTCGAGGAGCCCATCCGTTTCCCGACGGCGAAATCCACCAGTGTCGAGATCCACAGCAATGACAGAAATCGCCAATCCCAGAAGGCATAGAAAACGTAGGAAGCAACCAGGAGCAACAGGTTCTGTTCGCGGCGCCGCAGTAGACGGTAAAGACCAAACACCACCGCCAGTAGGACGGCGTACTGCATACTATTGAATGCCATGAGTCCGTGACATTAGTGGTCGGCCCAACCCATTGACCGCACCTTGCAGCGACGCTTCGATACACTCAGCGAAATGGTCAAACTCGCAACGGAGTCCAAGTACCAGTCGCTACTGGACGAACTGATACGGGGTGGTGCTGCCCCGGGTGCCGCCCTGGGGATCGTCACCCTCACGGGTGAAATGGTCCTGGCCACATCGGGAGTTCGCTCCCTGATCGACGACAGTCCCATTCGATCCGGTGACCATTTCCATCTTGGATCCTGTGCCAAGGCCATCACCGCCACGGTCGCAGCTGAGCTGGTCGAAGAAGGCCTCATCAACTGGTACGAGCCGATCAGCAGCGTTTGTGACCTCCCGACCGAGGCATCACTCGCCCAGCTACTCAACCACACGGCAGGACTCCCCCCATTCGAAGAGGAGCGCGAGCTGCTTGGGATGCCCGAGCTTCCGAAAGACGCCGTCCAGAATCGCCGGGGCTTTGCTGAGTTCGTGCTCGGCCATCGGGACAGCTCGCCGCCGGGCACAGCCATGCGCTATTCGAATGCCGGGTATGCCGTGGTAGGTGCCGTAATCGACACGCTCACGAATTCCAGCTGGGAAGAGGCGGTGCGCCTTCGGATCTTTGAACGCCTCGATCTGGCAGCCGGATTCGGGTGGCCTGCCGCCGCTCGAGCATCCAATCCGTGGGGACACCAGCTCATAGATGGACGACTGGTTCCTCATCCGCCCGATGACTCGTATCAACTCGAACCCTGGATAGCGCCAGCCGGGGACATTCACATGTCATTCATGAGTTTCCTGCGATGGCAGCACGCCAACCTCGAAGCACTGTCGTCGGGGTCCGGGGCGCTGAGCCCGCGGGTCATCCGGACCGTCCACGAGAACGGCTACGGATGGGGACGTCAACAATTCGCCGGTCACAACATCAGCGGACACACCGGTTCAGCCGACACATTCTTCGCAGCCGCCATCATTCTCCACGACATCGGGATGGGCGTCGTGGTAACCACCAACGCCACCTGGGAGCGATGCGAGCCGGCCACGATGGAGCTACTCAAGGAGATCGTCAGGGCCCTCTGAGGAATCCGGCTACGCTCTCCTCCCATGCCGGCAGCTCATTTCACCCACACCGTGACTTCTTCGGCCACCAACCTCGATCAGGCGTGGGCCGGCCTTCAAGATCCCCTCACATGGGCAACGGTTGCCGGCATCACAGAGGTGAGTAAAGCCACATTCGATGGGGGTGGCAATCTGACCGGTTATCTGTTTACCGCGGTGGTTGCCGGCAAGGAATACGCAGGAAAAGCCGACGTTCGCTTGTCCTCACGCCCGACAGACATGGTCGTGCACATATCAACGTCAGAGATCGCCGGAACCATTGCCGCCAATCTGGTGCCCGGCGAGGACGGGGTTCGGGTCACCATCACCCTCGATCTGCAGACCAGGGGTCTCCTGGCCGCAATGATGTTCCCCCTCATAACGGGTGCGATCCGCAATGGACTACCCGAACAGGTCCACCAGTTCGCCGCTCACCTGGCTGCGTAGCCAGCCATCATCAGGATCACCGCGAGCTTGCTTCACCCGGCGAAGAAGCGATTTCTTCGCCTAGGCCTCATCTTCGATAGCCGCCAGGGCGGCGGCGGCCAATCGGGCCTCGTTGGCGTCTCCCTCGACGATTTGAGCCCGGTCGGTTAGCAGAGTGACCTGGTTGTCGAGGACCTGGATGAAGCCACCGTGGACCGCAATGGTGGTTTTCTTCCCATCGGCGCCCTCAACATGCACCGCGGCGGTTACCAGGGCACCCATGGTCGGTTCGTGGCCGGCCATGATGCCAATCTCACCGTCAGGGGTCCTTGCCACGATGAACGTGGCTTCCCCCGACCACAATGTGGCCTCGGGGGAAACGACGTCAACACGGAAGCTGGCAGCCAACTCAGGCGCCTACCTTCTCCATGTCCCGGGCCTTGGCCATGACATCGTCGGCGCCGCCGACCATATAGAAAGCCTGTTCCGGGTACTTGTCCATCTCGCCAGAAAGGATCAACTTGAACGAGGCCATTGATTCCTCAAGGGACGTGTAGATGCCCTCCTGGCCGGTAAAGGCCTTGGCAACAAACATCGGCTGGGCGAGGAACCGGGTGATCCGCCGGGCCCGACCGACGATGAGCTTGTCCTCTTCTGACAACTCGTCGATTCCGAGAATGGCGATGATGTCCTGGAGGTCCTTATACCGCTGGAGGACCTGCTGCACCTGGGCGGCGAGGTTGAAGTGATCCTCACCGACCACCTGAGGATCAAGCGCTCGCGACGTCGAGTCAAGCGGGTCGACGGCTGGATAGATACCCTGGGCGGACAATGGTCGAGACAACACGGTCGTGGCGTCAAGGTGGGCGAAGGCCGTGTGCGGAGCAGGGTCCGTGATGTCATCAGCAGGGACGTAGATCGCCTGCAGTGAGGTGATCGACTTGCCCTTGAGCGAGGTAATTCGCTCCTGGAGGAAGCCCATCTCGCCGGCCAGGGTCGGCTGGTAACCCACCGCGGACGGCATACGACCCAGCAACGTTGACACTTCAGAGCCAGCCTGAGTGAAACGGAAGATGTTGTCGATAAAGAGCAACACGTCCTGATTCTGCACATCGCGGAAATATTCGGCCATTGTCAAAGCCGACAGGGCCACCCGAAGACGGACGCCCGGTGGCTCGTCCATCTGGCCAAAGACGAGCGCAGCTTTTTCGATAACGCCCGACTCCTGCATTTCCAAAAAGAGGTCGTTACCTTCACGGGTGCGCTCGCCAACGCCGGCGAACACCGAGACACCACCATGGTGGGTGGCGACCCGGTTGATCATTTCCTGAATCAGGACGGTCTTGCCGACACCGGCACCACCGAACAAGCCGATCTTCCCGCCCTCGAGATATGGCGAGAGCAGGTCAATGACCTTGATGCCCGTTTCGAACACCTTGGTCTGCGGTACGACATCCTCGAAGATCGGAGGCTGACGATGGATGGGCCAGCGCTCACCGGTGAACTCCAGTTCGGGAGCGTCAAGCGACTCACCCCAAAGGTTGAAGATATGACCGAGCGTTTGATCTCCTACCGGTACCGTGATCGGGCCGCCGGTATTGCGGACTTCGGCACCTCGAACGAGACCGTCGGTACCGGACATGGCGATGGCCCGTACCCGCCCACCACCAAGATGTGCGGCCGTCTCGGCGATAATCGTCTTGGTTTCACCGGCGAGCGTCAGGTCAACTTCCAACGCAAAAAGAATCTCAGGCAGACCATCGGGCGGGAACTCAACATCCACCACCGGACCGGCCACTTTAATGATTCGCCCGACGCTCTTTACTTCTGCCACGTTGCGTACTCCTTATGCTTTCTTATGCCTGGCTGAGCGCTTCGGCGCCGCCAACAATCTCGGAAATCTCTGTTGTAATTTCTGCCTGCCGGGCCCGGTTGGCACGCTGGGTTAGCGCCCTGATCAGATCCTCGGCGTTATCGGTGGCCGCTTTCATAGCCCTCCGTCGGGCAGAATGCTCCGAGGCGGAAGCTTCGAGAAGCATCGAGAAGATGGTCGCTTCTACATACCTCGGAAGTAGACGATCCAGGATCTCGCCCGGTGATGGCTCGTAGGAATAGTCAATCGACTTGGACGGCTCCCCCTCCGATTCCTCCCCGACCTGAGTAATCGGCAACAACGCCGTCAGCATTGCCTCCTGGGAACCCGCCGATTTGAATCGCGTGAAGACAGCATCGAGCGAATCGATGGTTTCGCTCGCATAGGCATCCATCACCACGTTGGCGACCGCCCTGGCGTCACCATAACCGGGAGCATCGGTAACGCCCAGAAAGGCTCGATCGACCTTGTACTTGCGGTACTCGAAATACGACTGAGCCTTCTTGCCAACCGCGAAGAAGCGTACATTCTTACCCTGCCCGAGATACTCAAGGGCGCGTCGTTCGGCGATCCGAATGACCGTCGAGGCATAGGCTCCAGCCAATCCACGGTCCGAGGCGATCACCAGGATGCCAACCGTTTCGACTGATCGTTCCTCGAGCAACAGGTGGGATGCTCCCCCGGATGCTCCGCTGACGTTGCGAATCACTTCGACAAGCTTGTTCGAATACGGCTTCGACTGATTCACTCTCGAGGTCGCTTTGGGAATCCGCGAGGCGGAAATGAGCTCCATGGCGCGCGTGATCTTCATCGTCGACTGGACGGACTTGATCCGCCGTCGGGTATCGCGAAGTTCAGCGCTGGCCACTTACCTACTCCCCAAGTGTTTCTTTGAATGCGTTGATCGCCGCATCGAGGGCGTCGGCTTCGGGCAGCTTCCCGGTCTGGCGAATCGTATCCAGTAACTCGGGATTGCGGGTCTTCACAAACGTCCGCAAGGCGGCGTTGGTCTTCACAATCCGTTCAACCGGCACATCATCGAACAGGCCGTTGGTGACCGCGTAGATCTCCAGCACCTGCTCCTCAACGGGTAGCGGCGAGAACTGAGGCTGTTTGAGCGTCTCGACGACCCGCCGGCCCCGCTCCAACTGGGAGAGTGAGGCATCGTCAAGCTCGGAACCGAATTCGGCGAACGCTTCCAACTCACGGAATTGGGCGAGGTTCAAACGCAACGAACCCGCCACCTTCTTCATAGCAGAGATTTGCGCCGCGCCACCAACTCGCGACACCGAAATACCAGCATTGATGGCCGGACGAATACCGGAGAAGAACAAGTCCGTCTCCAGGAAGATCTGTCCGTCGGTAATCGAAATCACGTTGGTGGGGATGAATGCCGAGACGTCGCCTGCTTTGGTCTCGATGATCGGTAACCCCGTCATCGACCCTCCGCCGAGCTCGTCTGACAGCTTGGCGCAACGCTCCAACAGGCGGCTGTGCAAGTAGAAGACGTCACCCGGATAGGCTTCACGGCCCGGTGGGCGACGCAGAAGCAAGGAAATCTCACGGTAGGCCACAGCCTGCTTGGATAGATCGTCGAAGACGATGAGCGCATGCTGACCGTTGTACATCCAGTGCTGACCGATGGCCGACCCGGCGTACGGAGCGTACATTTGGAGAGCGGCCGGATCCGAAGCGGTGGCGGACACAACGACGGTGTACTCCATGGCCCCGTTACGTTCCAATGAGGCGACGACCTCGGCGACGGTCGATGCCTTCTGACCGATGGCAACGTAAATGCACTTTACGTCCTGGCCCTTCTGGTTGATGATGGCATCGACCGCGACGGCCGTCTTGCCGGTCTGACGGTCACCAATAATCAGCTCTCGCTGTCCACGGCCAATGGGGATCATGCCATCGATGGCCTTGATACCGGTCTGGAGAGGTTCACTGACCGGCTGACGTTGGACGACCGACGGCGCCTGGGTTTCTAGCATGCGTCGTTCGGTGGTCGCAATCGGGCCTTTTCCGTCGATGGGAGCGCCGAGCGGATCAATCACGCGACCGAGCATCGCATCGCCAACCGGAATGGAAAGAATGTCACCGGTCTGTCGAACCGGGGAGCCCTCTTCGACGTGGCTGTACTCACCCATGAGTACGACACCGAGGTCGGCTTCGTCGATCTGAAGGGCAACACCGAGCAGACCACCCGGGAACTCAAGGAGCTCCGAAGCCATGGTGGCGGGAAGTCCCTTGACGCGGGCAACGCCATCGGCGATTGCCGTCACGTACCCGATTGTCTCAGTTTGTATGGAAGGCGACCAGTCGGCCAGGTTCGCTTTGAGGGCCGACGTGATGTCTTCGGGATTGATGGTCATCTCTGACATCGTTACTCCTGGTTCCTATGCCTTGAGTGCCTGGCGGAGGCTGCTGAGCCGCTTCTTTACCGAACCATCGATTACGGTGTCACCGACCTGGGCGATAATGCCGCCCAACACGGTCGGGTCGACCACAACCTTGGCTT is a window encoding:
- a CDS encoding beta-lactamase family protein, whose translation is MVKLATESKYQSLLDELIRGGAAPGAALGIVTLTGEMVLATSGVRSLIDDSPIRSGDHFHLGSCAKAITATVAAELVEEGLINWYEPISSVCDLPTEASLAQLLNHTAGLPPFEEERELLGMPELPKDAVQNRRGFAEFVLGHRDSSPPGTAMRYSNAGYAVVGAVIDTLTNSSWEEAVRLRIFERLDLAAGFGWPAAARASNPWGHQLIDGRLVPHPPDDSYQLEPWIAPAGDIHMSFMSFLRWQHANLEALSSGSGALSPRVIRTVHENGYGWGRQQFAGHNISGHTGSADTFFAAAIILHDIGMGVVVTTNATWERCEPATMELLKEIVRAL
- a CDS encoding SRPBCC family protein is translated as MPAAHFTHTVTSSATNLDQAWAGLQDPLTWATVAGITEVSKATFDGGGNLTGYLFTAVVAGKEYAGKADVRLSSRPTDMVVHISTSEIAGTIAANLVPGEDGVRVTITLDLQTRGLLAAMMFPLITGAIRNGLPEQVHQFAAHLAA
- a CDS encoding F0F1 ATP synthase subunit epsilon, translating into MAASFRVDVVSPEATLWSGEATFIVARTPDGEIGIMAGHEPTMGALVTAAVHVEGADGKKTTIAVHGGFIQVLDNQVTLLTDRAQIVEGDANEARLAAAALAAIEDEA
- the atpD gene encoding F0F1 ATP synthase subunit beta codes for the protein MAEVKSVGRIIKVAGPVVDVEFPPDGLPEILFALEVDLTLAGETKTIIAETAAHLGGGRVRAIAMSGTDGLVRGAEVRNTGGPITVPVGDQTLGHIFNLWGESLDAPELEFTGERWPIHRQPPIFEDVVPQTKVFETGIKVIDLLSPYLEGGKIGLFGGAGVGKTVLIQEMINRVATHHGGVSVFAGVGERTREGNDLFLEMQESGVIEKAALVFGQMDEPPGVRLRVALSALTMAEYFRDVQNQDVLLFIDNIFRFTQAGSEVSTLLGRMPSAVGYQPTLAGEMGFLQERITSLKGKSITSLQAIYVPADDITDPAPHTAFAHLDATTVLSRPLSAQGIYPAVDPLDSTSRALDPQVVGEDHFNLAAQVQQVLQRYKDLQDIIAILGIDELSEEDKLIVGRARRITRFLAQPMFVAKAFTGQEGIYTSLEESMASFKLILSGEMDKYPEQAFYMVGGADDVMAKARDMEKVGA
- a CDS encoding F0F1 ATP synthase subunit gamma produces the protein MASAELRDTRRRIKSVQSTMKITRAMELISASRIPKATSRVNQSKPYSNKLVEVIRNVSGASGGASHLLLEERSVETVGILVIASDRGLAGAYASTVIRIAERRALEYLGQGKNVRFFAVGKKAQSYFEYRKYKVDRAFLGVTDAPGYGDARAVANVVMDAYASETIDSLDAVFTRFKSAGSQEAMLTALLPITQVGEESEGEPSKSIDYSYEPSPGEILDRLLPRYVEATIFSMLLEASASEHSARRRAMKAATDNAEDLIRALTQRANRARQAEITTEISEIVGGAEALSQA
- a CDS encoding F0F1 ATP synthase subunit alpha translates to MSEMTINPEDITSALKANLADWSPSIQTETIGYVTAIADGVARVKGLPATMASELLEFPGGLLGVALQIDEADLGVVLMGEYSHVEEGSPVRQTGDILSIPVGDAMLGRVIDPLGAPIDGKGPIATTERRMLETQAPSVVQRQPVSEPLQTGIKAIDGMIPIGRGQRELIIGDRQTGKTAVAVDAIINQKGQDVKCIYVAIGQKASTVAEVVASLERNGAMEYTVVVSATASDPAALQMYAPYAGSAIGQHWMYNGQHALIVFDDLSKQAVAYREISLLLRRPPGREAYPGDVFYLHSRLLERCAKLSDELGGGSMTGLPIIETKAGDVSAFIPTNVISITDGQIFLETDLFFSGIRPAINAGISVSRVGGAAQISAMKKVAGSLRLNLAQFRELEAFAEFGSELDDASLSQLERGRRVVETLKQPQFSPLPVEEQVLEIYAVTNGLFDDVPVERIVKTNAALRTFVKTRNPELLDTIRQTGKLPEADALDAAINAFKETLGE